In Centropristis striata isolate RG_2023a ecotype Rhode Island chromosome 15, C.striata_1.0, whole genome shotgun sequence, a genomic segment contains:
- the LOC131986435 gene encoding olfactory receptor 52D1-like — protein sequence MMDNSTILIFTMTDYAFMKNYKHGLFAVFFLLYFTTIVLNSLLITVIHQNKELHQPMNVFTCMLSINELYGNSALLPAVMALLISQTYEITVKWCKAQVYFLHSYAIAEFCILAVMGYDRYAAICYPLHYHSIMSNSKTGTLVALTALYPFIVFGCFYSLTLQLSICGTRVPKLYCVNMELVKNSCSNASYISIMGLVLIFFTVVPQVLMIIFSYARIARVCQKLSRQSQRNALKTCIPHVLSLLNYTIGACFEIIQTRFNMSHVSMDVRIFMSLYFVVIPAIFNPVMYGLGTQAVRVHILKLFVRYKILPTNLVSDK from the coding sequence ATGATGGACAACTCAACAATTCTTATATTCACAATGACTGATTACGCTTTCATGAAAAACTACAAACACGGGCTGTTTGCCGTTTTCTTCCTGCTATATTTTACAACTATCGTTCTGAATTCACTGCTCATTACTGTCATACACCAAAACAAAGAGTTGCATCAGCCCATGAATGTGTTCACGTGCATGTTATCCATCAATGAGCTCTACGGCAACTCTGCCTTATTACCTGCAGTTATGGCTCTGCTCATATCCCAGACATATGAAATAACTGTAAAGTGGTGCAAGGCTCAGGTTTATTTCCTGCACTCGTATGCAATTGCTGAGTTTTGCATTCTGGCTGTTATGGGATACGACAGATATGCTGCCATCTGTTACCCACTGCATTACCACAGCATCATGTCTAATTCTAAGACTGGCACGCTTGTTGCACTAACAGCGCTCTATCCATTCATTGTGTTTGGATGCTTTTACTCACTGACCTTACAGCTGAGCATCTGTGGGACAAGGGTGCCAAAATTATACTGTGTGAACATGGAGCTGGTCAAAAACTCCTGTTCAAATGCATCCTACATAAGTATTATGGGACTTGTgcttatttttttcactgttgtGCCTCAGGTATTGATGATTATTTTCTCGTATGCACGGATTGCAAGAGTGTGCCAGAAATTATCAAGACAGTCTCAGAGAAATGCTCTTAAAACGTGCATCCCACATGTGTTATCGCTGCTGAACTACACCATCGGCGCCTGTTTTGAAATCATCCAAACTCGATTTAACATGAGTCATGTTTCCATGGATGTACGGATCTTCATGTCCTTATACTTTGTCGTCATTCCAGCGATTTTCAACCCTGTGATGTACGGCCTCGGCACTCAAGCAGTCAGAGTTCACATACTGAAACTATTTGTTAGATACAAGATCCTGCCAACAAATCTAGTCAGTGATAAGTGA